One window of Stigmatopora nigra isolate UIUO_SnigA chromosome 14, RoL_Snig_1.1, whole genome shotgun sequence genomic DNA carries:
- the tyw2 gene encoding tRNA wybutosine-synthesizing protein 2 homolog — protein sequence MDRVPCLRVSLCHAQRIREDLQSRNFLDRSLCMVKEPSGTVLLPILSSCLPQIELTFLEDVTTVWCETSVLSKKTINRRSDKLQDVLQELVESHGEIWTKELREDLPRNFQRHGDLVLLGKNSFSLPLWNTIDGLWQTVAKSLGAKRLARMSRISNNGFRAPQVTILLGDHSWVKHVDNGITYEFDVTKCMFSAGNVTEKLRIAGFDCRGETVVDLYAGIGYFTLPYLVHAGAAHVHACEWNPNAIEALRKNLVTNRVQDRCTIHPGDNRQLLLLDIADRVNLGLIPSSEDGWPVACRLLNKTTGGFIHIHQNVTSPNTIGSHEVDDVDSGVTHRQADWKAFQAWADSAAGRVAYLLRERTATWWKTNIRHIERVKSYAPHVHHVVLDLECRPA from the exons atggaTCGTGTGCCTTGTCTACGCGTGTCGCTTTGCCATGCGCAGCGAATCAG GGAAGATCTCCAGTCACGAAATTTCCTGGATCGGAGTTTATGCATGGTGAAAGAGCCTTCTGGGACTGTCCTTCTTCCCATTTTATCTTCTTGTTTGCCACAAATTGAGCTGACGTTTCTGGAAGATGTGACAACAGTATGGTGCGAG ACATCTGTGCTGTCCAAGAAGACAATCAACAGGAGAAGTGACAAGCTGCAAGATGTCTTACAGGAGTTAGTGGAATCTCATGGAGAAATTTGGACAAAAGAATTAAGAGAAGATCTTCCTCGCAACTTCCAGAGGCATGGAGATCTTGTCCTGCTGGGGAAAAACTCTTTCTCCCTGCCTTTATGGAACACAATTG atGGACTGTGGCAGACAGTTGCCAAAAGCCTGGGAGCCAAACGATTGGCGAGAATGAGTCGGATATCCAATAATGGCTTCCGAGCCCCACAAGTGACCATTTTGTTGGGAGATCATAGCTGGGTcaaacatgtggacaatggcaTTAC GTATGAATTTGATGTCACCAAATGTATGTTTTCAGCTGGAAATGTTACAGAGAAGTTACGGATTGCTGGATTTGATTGCAGGGGTGAGACTGTAGTTGATTTATATGCCG GTATAGGATATTTTACACTTCCGTATCTGGTCCATGCGGGTGCAGCACATGTCCACGCCTGCGAGTGGAATCCTAATGCGATCGAGGCTCTTCGTAAAAATCTAGTCACCAACAGAGTTCAGGACCGATGCACAATTCACCCTGGAGACAATCGACAA ctACTGCTGTTGGACATTGCCGACCGGGTGAACCTCGGCTTAATTCCGAGTTCCGAGGATGGCTGGCCGGTCGCCTGCCGCCTGCTGAATAAGACAACTGGCGGTTTTATACACATTCATCAAAATGTTACATCACCGAACACAATTGGCTCGCATGAGGTGGATGATGTGGACTCGGGCGTAACCCATAGACAAGCTGATTGGAAGGCGTTCCAGGCCTGGGCTGACAGTGCCGCAGGCCGCGTTGCTTACCTTTTGAGGGAACGCACAGCTACATGGTGGAAAACAAATATCCGACATATTGAGCGTGTGAAGTCTTATGCACCCCATGTGCATCATGTTGTACTTGACTTGGAGTGCAGACCAGCTTGA
- the sash3 gene encoding SAM and SH3 domain-containing protein 3 isoform X1 — MLRRKPSNASEKEKEQVQKKKLTLQRSSSFKDFMKAKVSSPVSPDKEFVLDFTFEGVKDDKKSSSKLGKKWRNVISHTMTRKTSKMVQNALAEDQMLQGEYSEDMFSFSGCPKWGRERTSTCSTSSEEAACSPVTGPFSANCDRQSLDSGCCQRDSGRFDENAVAFTGPFCGRAVVHTDFIPSPYDIESLKLQKGDIIQIIEKPPVGTWTGKLNNKVGSFKFIYVNLLPDESPPVRRTRCDSKTNRSKSKVATLEDLLDVIGLPELTSLLSMHGFQNLEEFTGLRESHLNELNITDPDQRAKILSAADLLRDSEAESNLQEEDEEKVPRDSGCFDSSEHPDRRSDQVQTNEDLDHKSLETGKETKQEEKNLESVQQQLQELSVQET; from the exons ATGTTAAGGCGTAAGCCTTCCAATGCCTcggagaaggagaaggagcaGGTGCAGAAGAAGAAG CTTACTTTACAGCGATCAAGCAGCTTTAAGGACTTCATGAAGGCCAAAGTATCTTCACCCGTCTCACCGGACAAGGAGTTTGTCCTGGACTTCACA TTTGAAGGTGTTAAGGACGACAAGAAAAGCAGCAGCAAACTGGGCAAAAAATGGCGCAATGTCATCTCCCACACAATGACCCGCAAGACCTCCAAGATGGTGCAGAATGCTCTGGCAGAGGATCAG ATGCTTCAGGGGGAATACAGTGAAGACATGTTCTCCTTCTCCGGGTGCCCCAAATGGGGACGTGAGAGAACATCAACATGCTCCACAAGTTCCGAAGAGGCTGCGTGTAGTCCTGTCACTGGCCCATTTTCTGCCA ACTGCGATAGACAGAGCCTGGACAGCGGGTGCTGTCAGCGGGACAGCGGGAGGTTTGACGAGAACGCGGTGGCGTTTACTGGGCCTTTCTGCGGCCGAGCTGTAGTGCACACTGACTTCATACCCAGTCCTTACGATATTGAGTCTCTGAAACTCCAG AAAGGAGATATCATCCAAATCATCGAGAAGCCTCCCGTGGGAACATGGACGGGGAAGCTCAACAACAAGGTGGGCTCCTTTAAGTTCATCTACGTCAACCTCCTACCCGACGAGAGCCCACCGGTCAGGCGCACACGTTGTGACAGCAAGACCAACAGAAGCAAGTCCAAAGTTGCCACCCTGGAGGACCTGCTGGACGTCATCGGTCTGCCG GAATTGACTTCGTTGCTGTCCATGCATGGATTCCAGAATCTGGAAGAATTCACAGGTTTAAGGGAATCTCACCTTAATGAACTGAACATCACTGACCCAGATCAGCGCGCCAAGATCTTGAGTGCTGCCGATTTGCTCCGAGACT CTGAGGCTGAATCAAATCTgcaggaggaggatgaagagaagGTGCCGAGGGACTCGGGCTGTTTTGACAGTTCAGAGCACCCGGATAGAAGGTCTGACCAGGTTCAAACAAATGAGGATCTTGACCATAAGAGTCTAGAGACTGGCAAGGAGACAAAACAAGAGGAGAAGAATTTGGAGAGCGTCCAACAACAGCTTCAAGAACTGAGTGTGCAAGAAACTTGA
- the zdhhc9 gene encoding palmitoyltransferase ZDHHC9 — protein MSAVMISKKVRKWEKLPGKNTFCCDGRVMMARQKGVFYLTLFLIIGTCALFFAFECPYLAVHLSATIPVFAAVLFIFVIAMLLRTSFSDPGVLPRALPEEARFIEMEIEAANGNVPSGQRPPPRIRNVEINNQIVKLKYCYTCKIFRPPRASHCSICDNCVDRFDHHCPWVGNCVGKRNYRYFYMFTLSLSLLTIYIFTFDIVHVVMRSVDDGFLSTLKETPGTVLEVLVCFFTLWSVVGLTGFHTYLISLNQTTNEDIKGSWSGKNRVQNPYSHKNIFKNCCEVLCGPTYPSVLDRRGLMNDDLSILSSSAAQSAASLSFNNSKSAQAITKTTAPLIPNEQAAADAKPSVGASTENTLSPPDDQRPPSSSTPPLASPETDAESSVAKDRKR, from the exons ATGTCGGCGGTGATGATAAGCAAGAAGGTGCGGAAATGGGAGAAGCTGCCGGGCAAGAATACTTTCTGTTGCGATGGCCGAGTGATGATGGCCAGGCAGAAGGGAGTCTTTTACCTGACTCTCTTCCTCATCATTGGGACCTGCGCCCTCTTCTTTGCCTTTGA ATGTCCGTACCTGGCTGTCCACTTATCCGCCACCATTCCAGTTTTCGCCGCCGTGCTCTTCATATTCGTCATTGCCATGCTACTGAGGACTAGCTTCAGCGACCCGGGGGTCCTTCCTCGAGCGCTCCCTGAGGAGGCCCGCTTTATCGAGATGGAGATTG AGGCCGCCAATGGCAACGTTCCTAGCGGGCAGCGACCGCCGCCGCGAATCCGCAACGTGGAGATCAACAACCAGATTGTCAAGCTCAAGTACTGCTACACGTGCAAGATCTTCCGGCCGCCGCGGGCCTCCCACTGCAGCATCTGCGACAACTGCGTTG ACCGTTTTGATCACCACTGCCCCTGGGTGGGCAACTGCGTGGGTAAAAGGAACTACCGCTACTTCTACATGTTCACCCTCTCCCTCTCGCTGCTCACCATCTACATCTTCACGTTTGACATCGTCCACGTGGTCATGC GTTCAGTGGATGATGGATTTTTGAGCACTTTGAAGGAAACGCCTGGA ACTGTGCTGGAGGTGCTGGTGTGTTTCTTCACGCTGTGGTCGGTGGTCGGCCTGACCGGCTTCCATACTTACCTGATCTCGCTCAACCAGACCACCAATGAGGAT ATTAAAGGATCTTGGTCGGGAAAGAACCGAGTGCAGAATCCTTACAGTCACAAGAACATCTTTAAAAATTGCTGTGAGGTTCTCTGTGGGCCCACCTACCCAAG TGTTTTGGACAGAAGAGGCCTGATGAATGATGATTTGAGCATTTTGTCATCGTCTGCTGCACAGTCCGCCGCCTCTTTATCCTTCAACAACAGCAAGTCAGCTCAAGCAATCACT AAAACCACGGCGCCGTTGATCCCCAACGAGCAAGCAGCTGCCGACGCCAAGCCAAGCGTCGGCGCCTCGACAGAGAACACCCTCTCCCCGCCCGACGACCAGCGTCCTCCGTCTTCCTCCACCCCGCCGTTGGCTTCCCCGGAGACTGACGCCGAGTCTTCCGTCGCCAAGGACAGGAAGCGCTGA
- the xpnpep2 gene encoding xaa-Pro aminopeptidase 2 isoform X2 — protein sequence MSSLLALLLVALTVNVHSVDLLDATERNCSLSPPYLPSTAVNSSLQLKELREQMLSSNLSAYIIPGTDAHLSEYISPRDARLAFMTGFTGSAGTAVVTPSKAALWTDSRYWVQAERQMDCNWDLQKDVYISSIAEWLISEVPQGGQIGFDPFLFSLKTQEDYKMSLESSNRSLKSMPGNLVDRVWKDRPAISPESLIRLPDRVIQRSWQVKVNEIRNQMKDNPYQPTALLLSALDETAWLFNMRGNDIPFNPFFYSYTLLTMDEIWLFLHKERVTEELEMYLNASCAGPFCVQLKSYNVMLDELKEYVNNRPGIKVWIGIEYTNYALFEVIKSEDKFTTSSYSPVMTTKAVKDDTEQRILRDAHVRDAVAVIQLLMWLEKVVPEGNETELSASAYVNHCRSKQNDNKGPSFETISASGPNAALAHYSPTAETNRKLTVDEMYLVDSGGQYLDGTTDITRTVHWGTPTALQKEAFTRVLIGNIEISRTIFPSGTKGPVGFQSNNIPFREGMFTSIEPGYYKESDFGIRIEDIAVVVPSQTKYGHNYLTFDTVSMVPYDRKLIDTSLLSPVQLQWLNKYYETIRKLMGPELDRQGLQEEKIWMLKHTEPFVDSRSSSSVSPSSLTLAIFVTLYSFAL from the exons taTCTCCCCAGCACTGCCGTGAACAGCAGTCTCCAGCTGAAAGAGTTACGAGAACAAATGCTCTCCTCCAATCTCTCAGCCTACATCATCCCGGGAACAGATGCCCACTTG aGCGAGTACATTTCACCACGTGACGCAAGGTTGGCTTTCATGACGGGCTTCACAGGCTCCGCAG GCACTGCCGTGGTCACGCCAAGTAAAGCGGCGCTGTGGACGGACAGTCGCTACTGGGTTCAAGCGGAGAGACAGATGGACTGCAACTGGGATCTCCAAAAGGACG TGTACATAAGCAGCATAGCGGAGTGGCTCATCTCCGAGGTACCGCAGGGAGGCCAGATCGGCTTTGACCCGTTCCTCTTCTCCCTCA AAACGCAGGAGGACTACAAAATGAGTCTGGAGTCCAGCAATCGCAGCCTCAAGTCAATGCCTGGCAACCTGGTGGACCGAGTTTGGAAGGACAGACCCGCCATCTCGCCTGAAAGTCTCATCCGCCTGCCGGACAGGGTCATAC AAAGGTCCTGGCAGGTGAAAGTGAATGAAATCCGGAATCAGATGAAGGACAATCCGTACCAACCCACCGCTCTCCTACTGTCGGCGCTTGATGAAACGGCAT GGCTGTTTAATATGCGTGGCAACGACATCCCCTTCAACCCATTCTTCTACTCGTACACTTTGCTGACCATGGATGAGATCTG GCTCTTTTTGCACAAAGAGAGAGTGACAGAGGAGCTGGAGATGTACCTGAATGCGTCATGTGCCGGGCCTTTCTGCGTGCAGTTAAAAAGCTACAATGTTATGTTGGATGAGCTAAAGGAGTACGTGAACAACCGGCCGGGAATCAAAGTGTGGATCGGCATTGAGTACACTAACTACGCTCTTTTTGAAGTCATAAAATCTGAG GATAAATTCACAACCAGCTCGTATTCCCCTGTGATGACCACCAAAGCGGTGAAAGATGACACGGAGCAGCGCATTTTAAGAGACGCTCAC GTGAGAGACGCCGTTGCTGTCATCCAACTTCTCATGTGGTTGGAAAAGGTGGTACCGGAAGGGAATGAGACCGAGTTGAGCGCCTCGGCATATGTCAATCATTGTCGtag CAAACAGAATGACAACAAGGGACCAAGTTTCGAGACCATATCTGCAAGTGGACCAAATGCTGCCCTGGCACATTACAG cccaaCAGCAGAAACCAACAGGAAGCTGACAGTTGATGAGATGTATTTGGTGGATTCTGGTGGTCAGTATCT AGATGGAACCACGGACATCACAAGGACCGTCCACTGGGGGACCCCCACCGCTTTGCAAAAG GAGGCCTTCACCAGAGTGCTCATTGGAAATATTGAAATATCTCGAACAATCTTTCCTTCGGGGACCAAAG ggCCTGTTGGGTTTCAGAGCAACAACATTCCCTTTCGAGAAGGCATGTTTACCTCAATAG AACCTGGTTATTACAAAGAAAGCGACTTTGGGATCCGCATTGAAGACATTGCAGTGGTTGTGCCCTCCCAAACAAAG TATGGCCATAACTACTTGACATTTGACACTGTGTCCATGGTTCCCTACGACAGAAAGTTGATTGACACCTCTCTTCTCAGCCCAGTCCAG CTCCAGTGGTTGAATAAATACTATGAGACCATTCGGAAGTTGATGGGTCCCGAGCTGGACCGTCAGGGTCTCCAAGAGGAGAAGATTTGGATGCTAAAACACACGGAACCTTTCGTGGACTCCAGATCCTCTTCATCTGTCAGCCCTTCTTCTCTCACACTTGCCATTTTTGTTACGCTGTACAGTTTTGCACTCTAA
- the xpnpep2 gene encoding xaa-Pro aminopeptidase 2 isoform X1 yields the protein MSSLLALLLVALTVNVHSVDLLDATERNCSLSPPYLPSTAVNSSLQLKELREQMLSSNLSAYIIPGTDAHLSEYISPRDARLAFMTGFTGSAGTAVVTPSKAALWTDSRYWVQAERQMDCNWDLQKDVYISSIAEWLISEVPQGGQIGFDPFLFSLKTQEDYKMSLESSNRSLKSMPGNLVDRVWKDRPAISPESLIRLPDRVIQRSWQVKVNEIRNQMKDNPYQPTALLLSALDETAWLFNMRGNDIPFNPFFYSYTLLTMDEIWLFLHKERVTEELEMYLNASCAGPFCVQLKSYNVMLDELKEYVNNRPGIKVWIGIEYTNYALFEVIKSEDKFTTSSYSPVMTTKAVKDDTEQRILRDAHVRDAVAVIQLLMWLEKVVPEGNETELSASAYVNHCRSKQNDNKGPSFETISASGPNAALAHYSPTAETNRKLTVDEMYLVDSGGQYLDGTTDITRTVHWGTPTALQKEAFTRVLIGNIEISRTIFPSGTKGVNMEMLGRRALWEVGLNYGHGTGHGVGNYFGVHEWPVGFQSNNIPFREGMFTSIEPGYYKESDFGIRIEDIAVVVPSQTKYGHNYLTFDTVSMVPYDRKLIDTSLLSPVQLQWLNKYYETIRKLMGPELDRQGLQEEKIWMLKHTEPFVDSRSSSSVSPSSLTLAIFVTLYSFAL from the exons taTCTCCCCAGCACTGCCGTGAACAGCAGTCTCCAGCTGAAAGAGTTACGAGAACAAATGCTCTCCTCCAATCTCTCAGCCTACATCATCCCGGGAACAGATGCCCACTTG aGCGAGTACATTTCACCACGTGACGCAAGGTTGGCTTTCATGACGGGCTTCACAGGCTCCGCAG GCACTGCCGTGGTCACGCCAAGTAAAGCGGCGCTGTGGACGGACAGTCGCTACTGGGTTCAAGCGGAGAGACAGATGGACTGCAACTGGGATCTCCAAAAGGACG TGTACATAAGCAGCATAGCGGAGTGGCTCATCTCCGAGGTACCGCAGGGAGGCCAGATCGGCTTTGACCCGTTCCTCTTCTCCCTCA AAACGCAGGAGGACTACAAAATGAGTCTGGAGTCCAGCAATCGCAGCCTCAAGTCAATGCCTGGCAACCTGGTGGACCGAGTTTGGAAGGACAGACCCGCCATCTCGCCTGAAAGTCTCATCCGCCTGCCGGACAGGGTCATAC AAAGGTCCTGGCAGGTGAAAGTGAATGAAATCCGGAATCAGATGAAGGACAATCCGTACCAACCCACCGCTCTCCTACTGTCGGCGCTTGATGAAACGGCAT GGCTGTTTAATATGCGTGGCAACGACATCCCCTTCAACCCATTCTTCTACTCGTACACTTTGCTGACCATGGATGAGATCTG GCTCTTTTTGCACAAAGAGAGAGTGACAGAGGAGCTGGAGATGTACCTGAATGCGTCATGTGCCGGGCCTTTCTGCGTGCAGTTAAAAAGCTACAATGTTATGTTGGATGAGCTAAAGGAGTACGTGAACAACCGGCCGGGAATCAAAGTGTGGATCGGCATTGAGTACACTAACTACGCTCTTTTTGAAGTCATAAAATCTGAG GATAAATTCACAACCAGCTCGTATTCCCCTGTGATGACCACCAAAGCGGTGAAAGATGACACGGAGCAGCGCATTTTAAGAGACGCTCAC GTGAGAGACGCCGTTGCTGTCATCCAACTTCTCATGTGGTTGGAAAAGGTGGTACCGGAAGGGAATGAGACCGAGTTGAGCGCCTCGGCATATGTCAATCATTGTCGtag CAAACAGAATGACAACAAGGGACCAAGTTTCGAGACCATATCTGCAAGTGGACCAAATGCTGCCCTGGCACATTACAG cccaaCAGCAGAAACCAACAGGAAGCTGACAGTTGATGAGATGTATTTGGTGGATTCTGGTGGTCAGTATCT AGATGGAACCACGGACATCACAAGGACCGTCCACTGGGGGACCCCCACCGCTTTGCAAAAG GAGGCCTTCACCAGAGTGCTCATTGGAAATATTGAAATATCTCGAACAATCTTTCCTTCGGGGACCAAAG GTGTCAACATGGAGATGCTGGGACGTAGGGCATTGTGGGAAGTGGGTCTTAACTACGGCCACGGCACTGGACACGGGGTCGGGAATTATTTCGGAGTTCACGAGT ggCCTGTTGGGTTTCAGAGCAACAACATTCCCTTTCGAGAAGGCATGTTTACCTCAATAG AACCTGGTTATTACAAAGAAAGCGACTTTGGGATCCGCATTGAAGACATTGCAGTGGTTGTGCCCTCCCAAACAAAG TATGGCCATAACTACTTGACATTTGACACTGTGTCCATGGTTCCCTACGACAGAAAGTTGATTGACACCTCTCTTCTCAGCCCAGTCCAG CTCCAGTGGTTGAATAAATACTATGAGACCATTCGGAAGTTGATGGGTCCCGAGCTGGACCGTCAGGGTCTCCAAGAGGAGAAGATTTGGATGCTAAAACACACGGAACCTTTCGTGGACTCCAGATCCTCTTCATCTGTCAGCCCTTCTTCTCTCACACTTGCCATTTTTGTTACGCTGTACAGTTTTGCACTCTAA
- the sash3 gene encoding SAM and SH3 domain-containing protein 3 isoform X2, translating to MLRRKPSNASEKEKEQVQKKKRSSSFKDFMKAKVSSPVSPDKEFVLDFTFEGVKDDKKSSSKLGKKWRNVISHTMTRKTSKMVQNALAEDQMLQGEYSEDMFSFSGCPKWGRERTSTCSTSSEEAACSPVTGPFSANCDRQSLDSGCCQRDSGRFDENAVAFTGPFCGRAVVHTDFIPSPYDIESLKLQKGDIIQIIEKPPVGTWTGKLNNKVGSFKFIYVNLLPDESPPVRRTRCDSKTNRSKSKVATLEDLLDVIGLPELTSLLSMHGFQNLEEFTGLRESHLNELNITDPDQRAKILSAADLLRDSEAESNLQEEDEEKVPRDSGCFDSSEHPDRRSDQVQTNEDLDHKSLETGKETKQEEKNLESVQQQLQELSVQET from the exons ATGTTAAGGCGTAAGCCTTCCAATGCCTcggagaaggagaaggagcaGGTGCAGAAGAAGAAG CGATCAAGCAGCTTTAAGGACTTCATGAAGGCCAAAGTATCTTCACCCGTCTCACCGGACAAGGAGTTTGTCCTGGACTTCACA TTTGAAGGTGTTAAGGACGACAAGAAAAGCAGCAGCAAACTGGGCAAAAAATGGCGCAATGTCATCTCCCACACAATGACCCGCAAGACCTCCAAGATGGTGCAGAATGCTCTGGCAGAGGATCAG ATGCTTCAGGGGGAATACAGTGAAGACATGTTCTCCTTCTCCGGGTGCCCCAAATGGGGACGTGAGAGAACATCAACATGCTCCACAAGTTCCGAAGAGGCTGCGTGTAGTCCTGTCACTGGCCCATTTTCTGCCA ACTGCGATAGACAGAGCCTGGACAGCGGGTGCTGTCAGCGGGACAGCGGGAGGTTTGACGAGAACGCGGTGGCGTTTACTGGGCCTTTCTGCGGCCGAGCTGTAGTGCACACTGACTTCATACCCAGTCCTTACGATATTGAGTCTCTGAAACTCCAG AAAGGAGATATCATCCAAATCATCGAGAAGCCTCCCGTGGGAACATGGACGGGGAAGCTCAACAACAAGGTGGGCTCCTTTAAGTTCATCTACGTCAACCTCCTACCCGACGAGAGCCCACCGGTCAGGCGCACACGTTGTGACAGCAAGACCAACAGAAGCAAGTCCAAAGTTGCCACCCTGGAGGACCTGCTGGACGTCATCGGTCTGCCG GAATTGACTTCGTTGCTGTCCATGCATGGATTCCAGAATCTGGAAGAATTCACAGGTTTAAGGGAATCTCACCTTAATGAACTGAACATCACTGACCCAGATCAGCGCGCCAAGATCTTGAGTGCTGCCGATTTGCTCCGAGACT CTGAGGCTGAATCAAATCTgcaggaggaggatgaagagaagGTGCCGAGGGACTCGGGCTGTTTTGACAGTTCAGAGCACCCGGATAGAAGGTCTGACCAGGTTCAAACAAATGAGGATCTTGACCATAAGAGTCTAGAGACTGGCAAGGAGACAAAACAAGAGGAGAAGAATTTGGAGAGCGTCCAACAACAGCTTCAAGAACTGAGTGTGCAAGAAACTTGA
- the xpnpep2 gene encoding xaa-Pro aminopeptidase 2 isoform X3, with translation MLSSNLSAYIIPGTDAHLSEYISPRDARLAFMTGFTGSAGTAVVTPSKAALWTDSRYWVQAERQMDCNWDLQKDVYISSIAEWLISEVPQGGQIGFDPFLFSLKTQEDYKMSLESSNRSLKSMPGNLVDRVWKDRPAISPESLIRLPDRVIQRSWQVKVNEIRNQMKDNPYQPTALLLSALDETAWLFNMRGNDIPFNPFFYSYTLLTMDEIWLFLHKERVTEELEMYLNASCAGPFCVQLKSYNVMLDELKEYVNNRPGIKVWIGIEYTNYALFEVIKSEDKFTTSSYSPVMTTKAVKDDTEQRILRDAHVRDAVAVIQLLMWLEKVVPEGNETELSASAYVNHCRSKQNDNKGPSFETISASGPNAALAHYSPTAETNRKLTVDEMYLVDSGGQYLDGTTDITRTVHWGTPTALQKEAFTRVLIGNIEISRTIFPSGTKGVNMEMLGRRALWEVGLNYGHGTGHGVGNYFGVHEWPVGFQSNNIPFREGMFTSIEPGYYKESDFGIRIEDIAVVVPSQTKYGHNYLTFDTVSMVPYDRKLIDTSLLSPVQLQWLNKYYETIRKLMGPELDRQGLQEEKIWMLKHTEPFVDSRSSSSVSPSSLTLAIFVTLYSFAL, from the exons ATGCTCTCCTCCAATCTCTCAGCCTACATCATCCCGGGAACAGATGCCCACTTG aGCGAGTACATTTCACCACGTGACGCAAGGTTGGCTTTCATGACGGGCTTCACAGGCTCCGCAG GCACTGCCGTGGTCACGCCAAGTAAAGCGGCGCTGTGGACGGACAGTCGCTACTGGGTTCAAGCGGAGAGACAGATGGACTGCAACTGGGATCTCCAAAAGGACG TGTACATAAGCAGCATAGCGGAGTGGCTCATCTCCGAGGTACCGCAGGGAGGCCAGATCGGCTTTGACCCGTTCCTCTTCTCCCTCA AAACGCAGGAGGACTACAAAATGAGTCTGGAGTCCAGCAATCGCAGCCTCAAGTCAATGCCTGGCAACCTGGTGGACCGAGTTTGGAAGGACAGACCCGCCATCTCGCCTGAAAGTCTCATCCGCCTGCCGGACAGGGTCATAC AAAGGTCCTGGCAGGTGAAAGTGAATGAAATCCGGAATCAGATGAAGGACAATCCGTACCAACCCACCGCTCTCCTACTGTCGGCGCTTGATGAAACGGCAT GGCTGTTTAATATGCGTGGCAACGACATCCCCTTCAACCCATTCTTCTACTCGTACACTTTGCTGACCATGGATGAGATCTG GCTCTTTTTGCACAAAGAGAGAGTGACAGAGGAGCTGGAGATGTACCTGAATGCGTCATGTGCCGGGCCTTTCTGCGTGCAGTTAAAAAGCTACAATGTTATGTTGGATGAGCTAAAGGAGTACGTGAACAACCGGCCGGGAATCAAAGTGTGGATCGGCATTGAGTACACTAACTACGCTCTTTTTGAAGTCATAAAATCTGAG GATAAATTCACAACCAGCTCGTATTCCCCTGTGATGACCACCAAAGCGGTGAAAGATGACACGGAGCAGCGCATTTTAAGAGACGCTCAC GTGAGAGACGCCGTTGCTGTCATCCAACTTCTCATGTGGTTGGAAAAGGTGGTACCGGAAGGGAATGAGACCGAGTTGAGCGCCTCGGCATATGTCAATCATTGTCGtag CAAACAGAATGACAACAAGGGACCAAGTTTCGAGACCATATCTGCAAGTGGACCAAATGCTGCCCTGGCACATTACAG cccaaCAGCAGAAACCAACAGGAAGCTGACAGTTGATGAGATGTATTTGGTGGATTCTGGTGGTCAGTATCT AGATGGAACCACGGACATCACAAGGACCGTCCACTGGGGGACCCCCACCGCTTTGCAAAAG GAGGCCTTCACCAGAGTGCTCATTGGAAATATTGAAATATCTCGAACAATCTTTCCTTCGGGGACCAAAG GTGTCAACATGGAGATGCTGGGACGTAGGGCATTGTGGGAAGTGGGTCTTAACTACGGCCACGGCACTGGACACGGGGTCGGGAATTATTTCGGAGTTCACGAGT ggCCTGTTGGGTTTCAGAGCAACAACATTCCCTTTCGAGAAGGCATGTTTACCTCAATAG AACCTGGTTATTACAAAGAAAGCGACTTTGGGATCCGCATTGAAGACATTGCAGTGGTTGTGCCCTCCCAAACAAAG TATGGCCATAACTACTTGACATTTGACACTGTGTCCATGGTTCCCTACGACAGAAAGTTGATTGACACCTCTCTTCTCAGCCCAGTCCAG CTCCAGTGGTTGAATAAATACTATGAGACCATTCGGAAGTTGATGGGTCCCGAGCTGGACCGTCAGGGTCTCCAAGAGGAGAAGATTTGGATGCTAAAACACACGGAACCTTTCGTGGACTCCAGATCCTCTTCATCTGTCAGCCCTTCTTCTCTCACACTTGCCATTTTTGTTACGCTGTACAGTTTTGCACTCTAA